A window from Corynebacterium singulare encodes these proteins:
- a CDS encoding YciI family protein, with amino-acid sequence MKYFAVSYDYNPSNPIIAQARPKHREFIGALHAKGQVCGSGPFTDSKGGALIVLQFEDESVEVAQVIEIMDQDPFYTEGAVTARAFREWNPVINSF; translated from the coding sequence ATGAAGTACTTCGCAGTGTCCTACGACTACAATCCGTCCAACCCGATCATCGCCCAGGCCCGCCCCAAGCACCGCGAATTCATCGGCGCTCTTCATGCGAAGGGCCAGGTTTGCGGTTCTGGCCCCTTCACTGATTCCAAGGGCGGCGCGCTCATTGTCCTGCAGTTTGAGGACGAGTCTGTCGAGGTTGCCCAGGTCATCGAAATTATGGATCAGGATCCCTTCTACACGGAAGGCGCGGTCACTGCCCGCGCCTTCCGTGAGTGGAACCCCGTCATCAACTCTTTCTAA
- a CDS encoding amino acid ABC transporter permease: MAVRATVLYDAPGPKGKRRNLIYTILTLVLGAAALYWVLSTLAGRGQLASELWTPFLNSQTWTTYLLPGLRGTIFSAVASIIFAIIFGVIFGLGRLSENAIIRGVCGVVVEFFRAIPVLLLMIFAYQLFAIYNVVPSKHLAFSAVVFALTLYNGSVVAEILRSGIKSLPRGQTEAARALGLSHNQTMVTILLPQAVAAMLPALISQMIIALKDSALGYQIGYIEVVRSGIQSASYNKNYVASLVVVAIIMILINWGLSLLAERIERQLRAGRARRNIMAKVPEQRDQGLDTKDNINVDWHSESYKEIRNPAE, encoded by the coding sequence ATGGCTGTACGCGCAACTGTGCTTTATGACGCCCCTGGTCCGAAAGGTAAGCGTCGAAACCTTATCTACACGATCCTCACCTTGGTGCTGGGAGCAGCAGCGCTGTATTGGGTATTGTCCACGTTGGCTGGGCGCGGTCAGCTCGCGTCTGAGTTATGGACCCCGTTTCTCAACAGCCAAACATGGACGACCTATCTGCTCCCCGGCCTTCGCGGCACTATCTTCTCGGCGGTGGCCTCGATCATCTTCGCGATCATCTTCGGTGTGATTTTTGGCCTTGGCCGTTTGAGCGAGAATGCCATCATCCGCGGCGTGTGCGGTGTGGTTGTGGAATTCTTCCGCGCCATCCCGGTGCTTCTGCTCATGATCTTTGCCTATCAGCTCTTTGCCATCTACAACGTGGTGCCGTCCAAGCACTTGGCTTTTAGTGCCGTGGTTTTCGCTCTCACGTTGTACAACGGCTCTGTCGTGGCTGAGATCCTGCGCTCGGGGATCAAGTCACTACCGAGGGGACAAACGGAAGCGGCGCGCGCGTTGGGTCTCTCGCATAACCAAACAATGGTGACGATCCTGCTGCCCCAAGCCGTAGCCGCGATGCTTCCGGCCCTGATCTCGCAGATGATCATTGCGCTGAAGGACTCGGCCTTGGGCTATCAGATCGGCTACATCGAGGTGGTGCGCTCCGGAATCCAGTCAGCGTCCTACAACAAGAACTACGTAGCCTCGCTCGTCGTTGTGGCAATCATCATGATTCTCATCAACTGGGGCTTGAGCCTTCTTGCTGAGCGCATCGAGCGCCAGCTACGTGCTGGCCGTGCCCGCAGAAATATCATGGCAAAAGTTCCTGAGCAGCGAGACCAAGGCCTCGATACCAAGGACAACATTAACGTGGACTGGCACTCGGAGAGCTACAAAGAAATCCGCAACCCCGCCGAATAA
- a CDS encoding glutamate ABC transporter substrate-binding protein, which produces MSRSISRITATVAALAASSSLLVACGGDSSDSAGGGEGLLAHIESGNVTLGTKFDQPGLGLREGDGSMTGLDVDIATYVVNHIAKENGWEEPEIEWRETPSAQRETLIENGEVDLITATYSINASRAEKVNFAGPYLITHQALLTQEDNKEITGLDGLDGKILCSVTGSTPAQKVKEALPSVQLQEYDTYSSCVEALSQGNVDAMTTDATILNGYAAQNPGKFKVVELEKDGKPFTDEYYGAGLKKDDQEATDAVNKALEELHSSGEFDKLVSANLDKGEGIDEATIGDLSFLDS; this is translated from the coding sequence ATGTCTCGTTCCATTTCCCGCATCACTGCCACCGTTGCTGCTCTCGCTGCTTCAAGCTCCTTGCTCGTTGCCTGTGGCGGCGATTCCTCCGACTCTGCCGGCGGCGGCGAGGGTTTGCTCGCCCACATTGAGTCGGGCAACGTCACCCTAGGCACCAAATTCGATCAGCCGGGACTCGGCCTACGTGAAGGCGACGGTTCCATGACCGGACTCGACGTAGATATCGCCACCTACGTGGTCAATCACATCGCTAAGGAGAATGGCTGGGAAGAGCCGGAGATCGAGTGGCGTGAGACCCCATCTGCACAGCGCGAGACTCTCATTGAGAACGGAGAGGTTGACCTCATCACCGCGACCTACTCGATCAACGCGTCCCGCGCCGAGAAGGTGAATTTCGCCGGCCCGTACCTCATCACTCACCAGGCACTGCTGACTCAGGAAGACAACAAAGAGATCACCGGCCTCGATGGCCTCGACGGCAAGATTCTCTGCTCGGTCACCGGATCCACCCCGGCCCAGAAAGTCAAGGAAGCCCTACCGAGTGTTCAGCTACAGGAGTACGACACCTACTCCTCCTGTGTGGAAGCTTTGAGCCAGGGCAACGTTGACGCGATGACCACAGACGCGACCATCCTCAACGGCTACGCAGCGCAGAACCCGGGCAAGTTCAAGGTCGTAGAGCTGGAAAAGGACGGCAAGCCCTTCACGGACGAGTACTACGGCGCGGGCCTGAAGAAGGATGACCAAGAAGCAACCGACGCCGTGAACAAGGCATTGGAGGAGCTGCACTCCTCTGGCGAATTCGACAAACTCGTTTCCGCAAACCTGGACAAGGGTGAGGGCATCGACGAGGCCACCATCGGTGACCTGTCCTTCCTCGATTCCTAA
- the recA gene encoding recombinase RecA, with product MATKKKSSAANKGDDRQKALDAAMSMIEKDFGKGAVMRLGDDERPPIQAISSGNTAIDIALGVGGFPRGRIVEIYGPESSGKTTVALHAIASAQKEGGIAAFIDAEHALDPEYARLLGVDTDNLLVSQPDTGEQALEIADMLVRSGAIDIIVIDSVAALTPKAEIEGEMGDSHVGLQARLMSQALRKMTGALYNSGTTAIFINQLREKIGVMFGSPETTTGGKALKFYASVRCDIRRIQTLKDGQDAIGNRTKLKIVKNKVSPPFKIAEFDIMYGEGISRESSIIDLGVEHGFIKKSGSWFTYEGDQLGQGKEKARNFLKENPDLADEIEKKIFVKLGVGSAAAAEAGEDVAMDVPGADDPLTDEAVDLVPNVDFDDD from the coding sequence ATGGCTACTAAGAAGAAGTCCTCGGCAGCAAACAAGGGTGACGATCGTCAGAAGGCCCTTGACGCCGCGATGTCCATGATTGAAAAGGATTTCGGCAAAGGCGCGGTCATGCGTCTGGGGGACGATGAACGCCCGCCAATTCAAGCCATTTCCTCCGGCAACACCGCCATCGATATTGCTTTGGGTGTCGGTGGTTTCCCGCGTGGACGCATCGTGGAGATTTATGGGCCAGAGTCCTCGGGTAAAACCACTGTGGCTCTCCACGCCATCGCATCTGCACAAAAGGAAGGCGGCATCGCGGCATTCATCGATGCTGAGCACGCGCTTGATCCGGAATATGCACGTCTTTTGGGTGTCGATACGGACAATCTTCTGGTGTCCCAGCCTGACACGGGTGAGCAAGCGCTGGAGATTGCGGACATGCTGGTGCGTTCCGGTGCTATTGACATCATCGTGATTGACTCCGTGGCGGCCCTGACGCCGAAGGCAGAGATCGAGGGCGAGATGGGTGATAGCCACGTCGGCCTGCAAGCTCGGTTGATGTCCCAGGCACTGCGTAAGATGACTGGCGCGCTGTACAACTCCGGTACCACCGCCATCTTTATTAACCAGCTGCGTGAAAAGATCGGTGTGATGTTCGGCTCGCCGGAAACCACCACCGGTGGTAAAGCGCTGAAATTCTATGCGTCCGTGCGCTGCGATATTCGCCGTATTCAGACTCTCAAGGACGGCCAGGACGCCATTGGCAACCGCACCAAGCTCAAGATCGTGAAGAACAAAGTGTCCCCGCCGTTCAAGATCGCTGAGTTCGACATCATGTATGGCGAAGGAATCTCCCGCGAATCCTCCATCATTGACTTGGGTGTTGAGCATGGCTTCATCAAGAAGTCTGGCTCTTGGTTTACTTATGAAGGTGACCAGTTGGGCCAGGGCAAGGAAAAGGCTCGCAACTTCCTCAAGGAGAATCCGGATTTGGCGGATGAGATTGAGAAGAAGATCTTCGTCAAGCTTGGAGTAGGCTCCGCTGCTGCTGCTGAGGCAGGGGAGGATGTTGCCATGGATGTGCCCGGCGCAGACGATCCGCTGACTGATGAGGCAGTAGATTTGGTTCCGAACGTCGATTTCGACGACGACTAG
- a CDS encoding CinA family protein: MSLAAQLVAALRDRGETVAFCESLTAGLAAATVASVPGASAVLRGGLVTYATEVKAHFLGTSVQHLEKQGVVSAETAIEMARAACEETSADWGISLTGVAGPDLQEGKPAGTVFVGMCRKGGAKRGVLFELENAGRNVVREAAVNAALSLLLSTIQEK, translated from the coding sequence GTGAGTCTAGCGGCGCAGCTTGTCGCAGCCCTGCGAGATCGAGGTGAGACGGTAGCTTTCTGCGAATCGCTGACCGCAGGTCTAGCAGCCGCCACTGTAGCGAGCGTACCTGGAGCCTCAGCGGTCCTGCGGGGCGGATTGGTGACGTATGCGACTGAGGTGAAAGCGCACTTCCTCGGCACCAGTGTTCAGCACCTGGAGAAGCAGGGGGTCGTGTCCGCAGAGACGGCTATCGAGATGGCGCGGGCCGCTTGTGAGGAGACCAGCGCTGACTGGGGAATAAGCCTCACAGGAGTAGCTGGGCCCGATCTACAGGAAGGGAAGCCGGCCGGAACTGTCTTTGTGGGGATGTGCCGGAAGGGCGGGGCGAAGCGTGGTGTTCTTTTCGAACTCGAGAATGCCGGGCGCAATGTGGTACGTGAGGCGGCCGTTAACGCAGCCTTGAGCCTACTTCTATCAACTATCCAAGAAAAGTAG
- the pgsA gene encoding CDP-diacylglycerol--glycerol-3-phosphate 3-phosphatidyltransferase has protein sequence MSRVNKSQDARNQSHATDVNPEVSNWNLPNILTSLRILFIPLFAWLVLTGHGWWAFGCFVLLMITDKLDGDIARSRGLITDFGKIADPIADKALMTAAFVCLNITGALPVWVTVLILVREFGITIWRFFLLRQGKVVPASQGGKLKTALQTVAVALYLCPLPGWMDVPSFIVMLAAVIVTVVTGVQYLVDGRKENQ, from the coding sequence ATGAGCCGTGTGAACAAGTCTCAGGATGCGCGAAACCAATCTCATGCCACGGATGTTAACCCCGAGGTGTCTAATTGGAACCTGCCGAATATCCTGACGAGTCTGCGAATTCTCTTCATCCCACTCTTTGCTTGGCTGGTGCTTACTGGGCACGGCTGGTGGGCGTTCGGCTGCTTCGTGCTTCTCATGATCACGGATAAGTTGGACGGCGATATCGCGCGTTCGCGGGGGCTCATCACAGACTTTGGCAAGATTGCTGATCCCATTGCAGACAAGGCCTTGATGACCGCAGCGTTTGTCTGTCTCAATATCACTGGGGCCTTGCCAGTGTGGGTGACCGTTCTCATTCTCGTCCGCGAGTTTGGAATCACCATCTGGCGCTTCTTTTTGCTGCGCCAGGGCAAGGTGGTACCTGCTTCCCAGGGCGGGAAACTTAAGACTGCGCTGCAGACTGTGGCTGTGGCTCTCTACCTGTGCCCGCTTCCGGGCTGGATGGACGTCCCTAGCTTCATCGTGATGCTTGCGGCCGTCATTGTGACTGTGGTGACGGGTGTTCAGTATCTCGTCGATGGACGCAAGGAAAATCAGTGA
- a CDS encoding energy-coupling factor ABC transporter ATP-binding protein, which produces MPQIEFRDVSVAFDEKQILDGISLTLNEQRIGIIGANGGGKSTLVRLINGLGEPTAGEVLVDSVDVAKHGKDIRRKVGFVFSDAENQIVMPNVRDDVDFSLRRLKLPKDERAARVDAALERFGLAPLAEQSPHTLSGGQKQLLALAAVLVMEPTVIIADEPTTLLDLRNRDRIRREFARLEQQLIVVTHDLDFLSDFDRVLCIDNHKVAADGSPEEVIPFYTDLMASRPL; this is translated from the coding sequence GTGCCACAGATTGAGTTCCGCGACGTATCCGTCGCCTTCGATGAGAAGCAGATTCTTGACGGCATCTCGCTTACCCTGAACGAACAGCGAATTGGAATCATCGGCGCCAACGGCGGCGGCAAGTCCACGCTTGTGCGCCTCATCAATGGTCTCGGAGAGCCGACGGCAGGGGAAGTCCTGGTGGATTCAGTGGACGTCGCCAAGCACGGCAAAGACATACGCCGAAAGGTGGGCTTCGTTTTTTCCGATGCCGAGAACCAAATCGTTATGCCCAATGTGCGTGATGACGTGGACTTTTCTCTGCGCCGGCTCAAGCTACCTAAAGACGAACGCGCGGCGCGCGTTGACGCCGCGCTCGAGCGTTTCGGTCTCGCCCCACTCGCCGAGCAATCTCCACACACGCTTTCGGGCGGGCAGAAGCAGCTACTCGCGCTGGCCGCAGTTCTCGTCATGGAACCAACGGTCATCATCGCTGACGAACCCACCACATTGCTCGACCTACGCAACCGCGATCGTATTCGCCGCGAATTCGCCCGACTTGAACAGCAGCTCATCGTGGTGACGCACGATCTTGATTTCCTCTCCGACTTCGACCGTGTCCTGTGCATCGATAACCACAAGGTCGCCGCCGATGGATCCCCAGAGGAGGTCATCCCCTTCTACACCGACCTCATGGCCTCCCGCCCGCTTTAG
- a CDS encoding biotin transporter BioY yields the protein MKKNSVALDIAYVAVFTALIIVFAFVSIPTPTAGVPIVLQNAVIILAGLVLGGRRGLFVGLLFLMLGLVGLPILAGGRSALSAIAGPTVGYLVGYIISPAITGLIAYRAPRNKTGMTVTLAIAGIVGLAIQYFCGSIGLMIRSGMSFGAAILAQGPFIVPDLIKVVVMVVIAIGVHAAFPDLMGRRAQSTHR from the coding sequence ATGAAAAAGAATTCCGTCGCTCTCGACATTGCGTACGTCGCCGTCTTCACTGCGCTCATCATTGTCTTCGCCTTTGTCTCCATCCCAACGCCGACCGCCGGTGTGCCCATTGTTTTGCAGAATGCAGTAATCATCCTCGCGGGCCTCGTTTTGGGTGGGCGCCGAGGCCTTTTCGTGGGACTCCTCTTCTTGATGCTGGGCCTCGTCGGCCTGCCCATCCTTGCAGGTGGGCGTAGTGCACTGAGCGCCATTGCGGGCCCGACTGTGGGTTACCTCGTGGGCTACATCATCTCCCCAGCGATCACCGGCCTCATCGCCTACCGCGCTCCGCGCAATAAAACGGGTATGACCGTCACGCTCGCCATCGCCGGTATCGTCGGCCTGGCCATCCAGTATTTCTGCGGCAGCATTGGTCTTATGATCCGCTCTGGGATGTCCTTCGGTGCGGCCATCCTGGCCCAAGGCCCCTTCATCGTCCCGGATCTCATCAAGGTCGTTGTCATGGTCGTTATCGCCATCGGTGTCCACGCCGCCTTCCCAGATCTCATGGGACGCCGCGCTCAGTCGACGCATCGCTAG
- the gluC gene encoding glutamate ABC transporter permease GluC, which produces MDSMWATLGPELWPAFWLTIQLTFWSALGAMIVGTILTAMRVSPVGILRWIATTYITIVRNTPLTLIILFCSFGLYQNLGLTLASRDSSTFLVDNNFRLAIVGFILYTSAFVAESLRSGINTVDFGQAEAARSLGLSFSQTFNTIIFPQAVRAAIVPLGNTLIALTKNTTIASAIGVAEASLLMKSTIEMHASQLFLIFFIFAVGFIILTLPMGLGLGKLSETLAVKK; this is translated from the coding sequence ATGGACTCCATGTGGGCTACACTCGGCCCCGAGTTATGGCCAGCCTTTTGGCTCACCATCCAGCTGACTTTCTGGTCCGCACTAGGCGCAATGATTGTGGGCACCATCCTTACAGCCATGCGTGTTTCCCCAGTAGGCATCTTGCGCTGGATTGCCACCACGTACATCACCATAGTGCGCAATACCCCGCTCACACTTATCATCCTGTTCTGCTCCTTCGGCTTGTACCAGAATTTGGGCTTGACCTTGGCAAGCAGGGATTCTTCGACCTTCCTCGTGGACAACAATTTCCGCCTCGCTATTGTTGGCTTCATTCTCTACACCTCAGCCTTCGTTGCGGAGTCACTGCGATCCGGCATTAACACGGTGGACTTTGGTCAGGCTGAGGCAGCTCGTTCATTGGGGTTGAGTTTCTCGCAGACCTTCAACACAATCATTTTTCCCCAGGCAGTCCGCGCAGCCATCGTTCCGTTGGGCAACACGCTCATCGCTCTGACAAAGAACACAACCATCGCTTCCGCTATCGGCGTCGCGGAAGCCTCCCTGCTCATGAAGTCGACGATTGAGATGCACGCGAGCCAGCTGTTCCTCATCTTCTTCATCTTCGCGGTGGGCTTTATCATTCTGACCCTGCCCATGGGCCTTGGCCTGGGCAAGCTTTCTGAGACCTTGGCGGTGAAGAAGTAA
- the recX gene encoding recombination regulator RecX, translated as MVQPSPEKIEKLRRTLEDYESGAVGGHLIDVEAEESKADVRSRALGLLDQRARSRKELRDRLIAAEFEPDVIDAVLDDLAEVGLINDASFAREWVRQRHVRRGKSARALNLELKDKGVEAADRAAALEQVTEDSEESVARQVAEKKARTLKKVPADRHERDKFLRRIVGTLARRGYSQGLTMRVSIEALDARIAELS; from the coding sequence ATGGTTCAACCGTCGCCCGAGAAAATAGAGAAGCTCCGCCGCACACTTGAAGACTATGAATCAGGTGCTGTTGGTGGGCATCTCATCGACGTTGAGGCTGAAGAGTCTAAGGCCGACGTGAGGTCACGTGCGCTTGGTCTTTTGGACCAGCGAGCGCGTTCCCGTAAGGAACTTCGTGACCGACTCATCGCAGCTGAATTCGAGCCAGATGTGATCGATGCGGTGCTCGATGACCTCGCAGAAGTTGGCCTCATCAACGATGCAAGTTTCGCGCGTGAGTGGGTACGCCAGCGGCATGTGCGCCGTGGTAAATCCGCACGAGCTTTGAACTTGGAGCTCAAGGATAAGGGCGTGGAGGCCGCAGACCGTGCCGCGGCCTTGGAACAGGTCACCGAGGATTCCGAGGAAAGCGTAGCTCGCCAGGTGGCGGAGAAGAAGGCCCGAACGTTAAAGAAGGTGCCGGCGGATCGTCATGAGCGCGACAAGTTCTTGCGGCGCATCGTGGGGACGTTGGCGCGCCGCGGCTACAGCCAAGGGCTGACGATGCGGGTGTCCATTGAGGCGCTGGATGCCCGCATCGCTGAGCTCTCTTGA
- the gluA gene encoding glutamate ABC transporter ATP-binding protein GluA — MIEISGANKYFGDYHALRNINLEIGRGDVVVVLGPSGSGKSTLCRTINRLETIEEGSISIDGTLLPEEGRDLAKLRADVGMVFQQFNLFPHKTIKDNVTLGPIKVRKMKKAEAEELAMQLLERVGIANQAEKYPAQLSGGQQQRVAIARALAMRPKVMLFDEPTSALDPEMVNEVLDVMTDLAKEGMTMVVVTHEMGFARRAADRILFMADGSIVEDTDPDSFFTNPQSDRAKDFLGKILQH, encoded by the coding sequence ATGATAGAAATCTCCGGAGCCAACAAGTACTTCGGCGATTACCACGCACTCCGCAACATCAACCTGGAGATCGGCCGCGGCGACGTGGTGGTTGTGCTCGGCCCGTCCGGATCCGGCAAATCTACACTGTGCCGCACCATCAACCGCCTTGAAACCATCGAGGAAGGGAGCATCTCCATCGACGGCACCCTCCTCCCCGAGGAAGGCCGCGACCTAGCCAAACTGCGCGCGGACGTGGGCATGGTGTTCCAGCAGTTCAACCTCTTTCCGCACAAAACCATCAAAGACAACGTCACCTTGGGCCCCATCAAGGTGCGCAAGATGAAGAAGGCGGAAGCCGAAGAGCTGGCCATGCAGCTTCTTGAGCGCGTCGGCATTGCCAACCAGGCAGAAAAGTATCCCGCTCAGCTTTCTGGCGGCCAGCAACAACGCGTGGCTATCGCCCGCGCCCTAGCGATGCGCCCCAAGGTCATGCTGTTCGACGAACCTACGTCGGCGCTCGACCCCGAAATGGTCAACGAAGTCCTCGATGTCATGACGGACCTTGCCAAGGAAGGCATGACCATGGTCGTGGTTACCCACGAAATGGGCTTCGCGCGCCGCGCTGCTGATCGCATTCTCTTCATGGCAGACGGAAGCATCGTCGAAGACACGGATCCTGACTCCTTCTTCACTAACCCGCAGTCAGACCGCGCCAAGGACTTCCTAGGCAAGATCCTTCAGCACTAA
- a CDS encoding PspA/IM30 family protein, with protein sequence MANPFVKAWKYLMALFDSKIEENADPKVQIEQAIEEAQRQHQELSQQAAAVIGNQRQLEMQLNRRLSEIEKLQQNTRNALNLADKARAEGDAQKATEYENAAEAFAAQLVTAEQSVEDTKKLHDQALQQAEQAKKAVERNGMALREKVNERSKLLSQLEQAKMQEKVSESLSSMNELTANGNTPSLDAVRDKIERRYSKALGQAELAENSVSNRMQEIEQAGVQLAGHSRLEQIRAEMNNPKAVEGNSQQAIGANGNNAQSSTADDAVQARLRELRGE encoded by the coding sequence ATGGCGAATCCATTCGTAAAGGCGTGGAAGTACTTGATGGCTCTCTTCGATTCCAAGATCGAGGAGAACGCCGACCCGAAGGTCCAGATTGAGCAGGCCATCGAGGAAGCGCAGCGCCAGCACCAGGAACTCTCCCAACAGGCAGCCGCCGTGATTGGTAACCAGCGCCAGCTGGAGATGCAGCTCAACCGTCGTCTTAGTGAAATTGAGAAGCTGCAGCAGAACACCCGCAATGCCCTGAACTTGGCTGACAAGGCTCGTGCTGAAGGTGACGCACAGAAGGCGACTGAGTACGAGAACGCCGCTGAGGCTTTCGCTGCTCAGCTTGTGACTGCAGAGCAGTCCGTGGAGGACACTAAGAAGCTGCATGACCAAGCCCTGCAGCAGGCCGAGCAGGCCAAGAAGGCCGTTGAGCGCAACGGCATGGCTCTGCGCGAGAAGGTCAACGAGCGCTCGAAGCTGCTGTCCCAGCTTGAGCAGGCAAAGATGCAGGAGAAGGTTTCTGAGTCCCTCAGCTCCATGAATGAGCTCACGGCCAATGGAAACACTCCGTCCCTCGATGCCGTTCGCGACAAGATTGAGCGCCGCTACTCCAAGGCTCTGGGCCAGGCTGAGCTGGCAGAGAACTCTGTGTCGAACCGTATGCAGGAGATCGAGCAGGCTGGTGTGCAGCTAGCTGGCCACTCACGCCTTGAGCAGATTCGTGCGGAGATGAATAATCCGAAGGCCGTGGAGGGTAACTCGCAGCAGGCTATCGGTGCGAACGGGAACAACGCACAGTCGAGCACCGCGGATGACGCTGTCCAGGCTCGTCTGCGTGAGCTGCGCGGCGAATAA
- a CDS encoding helix-turn-helix domain-containing protein, producing the protein MNTSVALLDKPTQTTVRPAERTPEPLLREALGITLRAFRADKGVTLRELAGVARVSPGYLSELERGRKEVSSELLASVCHALDVSVSDVLIEAAGFMALPSMDEELASTAPAASEL; encoded by the coding sequence ATGAACACTTCAGTTGCACTTCTTGACAAGCCCACTCAGACCACCGTGCGGCCCGCAGAGCGGACCCCAGAGCCTTTGCTGCGTGAGGCCTTGGGGATCACCCTCCGCGCCTTCCGCGCGGACAAAGGCGTGACCTTGCGTGAACTCGCCGGTGTTGCGCGTGTGTCCCCGGGATACCTCTCGGAATTGGAGCGCGGCCGCAAAGAGGTGTCCTCCGAACTTCTTGCATCCGTATGTCATGCGCTGGACGTGAGCGTGTCCGATGTCCTCATTGAGGCCGCAGGCTTCATGGCGCTGCCCTCGATGGATGAGGAACTGGCGTCCACGGCGCCTGCGGCATCCGAGCTTTAG
- a CDS encoding energy-coupling factor transporter transmembrane component T family protein: protein MPRNIPLGFYVDADTVIHRLPAAAKFIALVTFVLVTTFGVRTIPWAAVSLVLPLLFFPIARIPLRVAAGQLAPPLYLLVALAAFQWWQKDFTSAAIMFLTVYAAVTAAILLTLTTKVSEMMDSFDRALAPLGRWGVPVENITLAMSLTIRLLPLMLGTVLEVLDARKARGATASLTAFGTPVIIRSIRRARAMGEALQARGVGD from the coding sequence ATGCCAAGAAACATCCCCCTCGGCTTCTATGTCGACGCTGACACCGTCATTCACCGCCTCCCAGCAGCGGCGAAGTTCATCGCACTCGTCACATTCGTTCTTGTGACTACCTTCGGGGTGCGCACGATACCGTGGGCAGCAGTGAGCCTTGTTCTTCCCCTCCTGTTCTTCCCCATAGCGCGTATCCCCCTGCGCGTCGCAGCAGGACAACTTGCGCCCCCGCTTTACTTGCTCGTAGCACTCGCAGCTTTTCAGTGGTGGCAAAAGGATTTCACATCGGCGGCCATCATGTTTCTCACGGTCTACGCCGCTGTGACCGCAGCCATCCTCCTGACGCTTACCACGAAGGTTTCCGAAATGATGGATTCCTTTGACCGCGCCCTTGCCCCCTTAGGCCGGTGGGGAGTCCCTGTGGAGAACATCACCCTTGCAATGTCTCTGACCATTCGCCTACTCCCCCTCATGTTAGGCACGGTGCTCGAAGTGCTCGACGCACGAAAAGCCCGGGGCGCCACGGCCTCACTGACCGCATTCGGCACCCCGGTGATTATTCGTTCCATTCGCCGCGCCCGCGCCATGGGCGAGGCCCTCCAAGCACGCGGCGTAGGCGACTAG